The following proteins are encoded in a genomic region of Lemur catta isolate mLemCat1 chromosome 10, mLemCat1.pri, whole genome shotgun sequence:
- the LOC123645638 gene encoding interferon alpha-10-like, producing the protein MALPFSVLMALLGLSCMSICSLGCDLPQTHGLGNRRALRLLAQMRRISPLSCLEDRNDFRFPQEEFDGNQFQKAQAISVLHEMIQQIFNLFSTKDSSDAWNQTLLDKFCAGLYQQLDELEACLMQDVGVEETPVMNEDSILAVRKYFQRITVYLKEKRYSPCAWEVVRAEIMKSLSSSTTLQERLRREE; encoded by the coding sequence ATGGCCTTACCCTTTTCTGTACTGATGGCCCTGCTGGGGCTCAGCTGCATGTCCATCTGCTCTCTGGGCTGTGATCTGCCTCAGACCCATGGCCTGGGTAACAGGAGGGCCCTGAGACTCCTGGCACAAATGAGGAgaatctctcctctctcctgcctggaGGACAGAAATGACTTCAGATTCCCCCAGGAGGAGTTTGATGGCAACCAGTTCCAGAAGGCTCAAGCCATCTCTGTCCTCCATGAGATGATCCAGCAGATCTTCAACCTCTTCAGCACAAAGGACTCATCTGATGCCTGGAATCAGACCCTCCTAGACAAATTCTGCGCTGGACTCTATCAGCAGCTGGATGAGCTGGAAGCCTGTCTGATGCAGGACGTGGGAGTGGAAGAGACTCCCGTGATGAATGAGGACTCCATCCTGGCTGTGAGGAAATACTTCCAAAGAATCACTGTCTACCTGAAAGAGAAGAGATACAGCCCTTGTGCCTGGGAGGTTGTCAGAGCAGAAATCATGAAATCCTTGTCTTCATCAACAACCTTGCAAGAAAGATTAAGGAGAGAGGAATGA